A window of Theileria parva strain Muguga chromosome 4 map unlocalized ctg_529, whole genome shotgun sequence genomic DNA:
CATTTGACTGTAGTATTCGAAGACCAGACTTCTGAAGAGTATTTTCTTGAGGATGATGGGTTTAAAAAGGTAAAAGGTGAATCCAAAACAGAAACGGAAGCGGAAAGTGAACCCGTAAAACCAAAAACAAAGGTTGAGTTAATTGAGTTAGATTTAGAACATCCTGCCGCTGATTTTAAACTCGAAGAGGTtagaaatataaaatgCTACAAGCCACCAGCTGGGAAGATTATATCAAAAATAAAGCTCAGCAACACTTTAAGATTACTGGAAAATGATGTACAAGAGAATTTCGTCTGCTTTTTTCAGGACGGTGAAAAGTACAGCATACTTGTTGCTAACAGAAGTAGTGAAAAAGAATGGACAAAATATACACTATCGAAACAGGAGTTAAAACCTATACTTATGGACATTACACTTATAAGGAAATTTGATGAAATAAACCCTGAAACAATATTCGTAGACTTATCTACTCCGGAAGATGGTCAGGTATTTAAATTCGATAACTTGATCGTAAATGAAAAGGAGGGAGGTGTATTGAAGAGCAAATCTCAAGGAAATAAGGATTTCATCCTTGAGTTCAAAGACCCAAATGACCAAACAAAGCAAGTTGAAATTAACTTTCATAAAAAGTTTCTTGCTCAAGAGCAATTAACCCTCCATTCAATCAAAACAAACCAAGATAACACTGAATTCATCTTTACATATGTTAAagataatattttgtttcATGAAAAATACCTTAAAAATGAAGGGAAATTGGAAAAAGATTTAAGTTTATCGTACGGATATAATTTAGATAGAACGAAAAAGCTTCTGGGTAAGAAAAATATTGCTGAACAAAATGTGTTGTTCCTAAAAACCTTGGTACCAGATTCTGTGGATCAAGGTATTAAGATCAGTCACCatggaaattttaaagtatttgATTTCGATCAGTATATGAGTAAGCCAACATTTCTAATTTTCCCAAACCTCGAATTCTACCTGGATAAACATATCAATCACAAACTAATTATTAGTGAAACCGGAAGTCACACGAACATGGTTATGAGCACAATTATAGATGATAAGAAAGTACATTACGTCATTACTACTGATAAAGATAATGGTAATCCATTTTCAATAAAGACAAAGGTTGAATTACTAAACTCACTTTGATTTCACATTTTTGtaacatttaaattttaatttttaaattttaaaatattctttattgatttagtgtattaacattttatacatCAGATACATCACTATGGGAAGGTTACATTGTTAAACATGTTATAATgtagttttatttatacagATTTGttggtaaatttaaagtaaaatGTTTGTAATCATTTAATGTTAGTATAGAAGAAAATGTAACACACACCTAAGTAATCAAGAGTATAATAACTGAGATTCTATAAGAATGGATAATAATCGAGATTCCGATGAATCTTCTGCAGATGATGGAGAACTTATAGTAGATGCAGAGGTGGTTTATACTAAAAAGTAGTTATTAACAGAActagaattattatttttcaaaattttaatatttaattgtcaattaaatttaatataaacaattttaggAAGGATTCTTTGACTTATTCTCAGAATATCATgaaaaaaatgttaataaagAGTCAAATTCGGTAGATAAACCAAATGAAGATTCGAACGTTACTAATCATCAAATTAAACCCCTAAATACTGACAATAAACCAAAAAATAACCTTTTATCTAACTTAAATTGGTCTGATTTTGGACTGTGTAGATCAATATTGagggtaaaattaaaatttttacaatttttatcaataattaataggCAATATCGGAGATGGGATACCAAAATCCAACAATAATCCAATCAAAAGTCATACCTCTGGCTCTGGAAGGAAAGGATTTGTTAGTTACAGCTGAAACaggtatttattttaagtaaaaatgtgttaagGTTCTGGGAAAACAGCgtcatttttaattccTACACTGCAGAGATTAGTAGTTTCAGGAGTTTTAAAGCAACTTACGgtataaatatacatttaaaaacaaattaacaatattttagaaTGAAAAGCAAGTCCAAAACTCTAGGTTTGGTACTAAAGCACTGGTAATACTGCCTACAAGGGAACTTGCAGCACAGTGTTTTAACgttttcaaattattatccaaGTATCTAAGCTCAAAATCAATTTTGgttagttttaattttaaaaaaatgtattaGTTGACTGGAGGAATTCCAATAAAGGAACAAGAGAGCAGACTAAGACAATTCCCAGAAAGTATAATTTGTACGCCTGGAAGGGCTCTGGACATGTTAATGAATTCCAGTGtatgttaaattaaatagCATTGAAGTTTAGTCAATAAATGTGGAAAATATTGAGGTGGTTATAATGGACGAAGCAGATAAGCTTCTTGAATTGGGATTTAGAGATGAAGTTAGTTACACAGTTTTATAAGTTATAATTTAGTGCCTTCAAGTTTTAAAGTACTGTAACAGGAATCGCCAGACTATGCTGTTTAGTGCTACATTGACTGAAGAAACTAAGGAGTTAGTGAGCCTCTCACTGGTAAACCCAGTATACGTGAAGGTGGACGACCCGACAAAGGTCTCTAAAACACTCGAGTTCGAGATGTTAATGATCCCAAAAGAGGAGTACAGGGAAGCTTGTGCACTTTACTTATGTACAAAGTATTCCAAGGAGAAAACAATACTATTTTTCCaggtaaaaataacatgGTTTAAACTTTTTTAGACTAAAAGGTCAGCCCATCGCATGTTTCTCATTTTCAATCTCCTCAATATGAAATGTGGAGAACTACATGGGAATCTATCACAGTCAAAGAGATTTGAATCAGTTGAAAGGTAATCATTTAAGGTTAACTAATTTTCtagatttaaaaatggtGAAATTGACTACTTACTGGCAAGTGAACTGGCTGCTAGAGGCTTGGATATACCGGGCATTAAAACAGTAATCAATGTAGATTTACCAACTGATATTACAAGGCATTTGACTGttctaaataataaaattcagGTACATACACAGAGTTGGTCGTACTGCTAGAATGGGATCCCATGGGAAGGCAATTACTCTTTATGTAGACGATCAGAGGTCACAAGTTAAACTCTTCCTTAAAAAAACATCCGACATCGGTGCCCCTTTATCAAAAAACAAGAAAAAAGTCACATCTGCAACACtaaataagtataaaactaaaatagGTGAGCTAGAAGAGAAGATTAAGGAACTTCTACTGGAAGAGAGCATAGAAAAGGATATTAGAATGTGTGACGCAACAATCAAAACTCATTCTGAAAGGGATCCAGGTATAACAACATTTTGGcaaaaatttttagagaAAATACTAGAGAAAAGAAAGTGGTTTAGATCGAAAAAGGACAAGAAGATGGCATCTAAGGAGGAGTTTGAGGAGGCGAATCGTAAAACACAAAGAATGGTTGATAAGGAAAAGAAGAATGAGATCAACAAAaacaagtttaaaaaaattaaaagaatATCTAAAAAGAAGAAAAGAAACTAGACGGATGATGTAAATTACTGATGAAAAATGGGAGAATCGGAAGTTTCAAGATCAGGAGGGCATAAATTTAATCAGAAATaagaatttgtaaatttttttcatgtttaaaatatttataaatgttaaaaggatataatataataagaaaataattgttactATTTGATATAATGGTTATTAAATCGTAGTGATACATGACAGTggtgttaattattttacatctATTCCAGTTATCATTTTACAATATAACttatgttaaattaattattggattttttatttaaatgaataataattcgTAACTTttgttgtaaaataaatatgagTTTTCTTCCTAGTTGTCGTTTTAAAACCGTACTAAAACTTGGTCATAACCTCCAGATCTTTGATATGGCTTGATTGTTGTcatttatctattttaaatcttctattttaatgtttccGTGTATCACATCCacttataattttaatacagCTTTGTTGTAACAATAAATTCttatctaattttaattgtttgTTTATTTCACGTAGTAAAATGAACGATAAGGATGTAGAAACTCTAATTCAAAACCCTCCTGAAAATACGGAGTTCTCCAAACATGAAACTGAGAATTCTAAAAATGTGGAATCTTCCCCAAAGTTTGATCCAAAGATGAGCTCCAGGGAGATGAgaaagataaaatattacgAGGATAGGTTCGCAAGGATGGAAGATGAAAATAAGACGAGCTCCTCATCTTTAAATATGGAATCTGGCCCGAGTGTTCATAAAACAAGAACCAGAGTGCATGATAAAAGACGTTCAATGGATCAAAAATCGTACCGTCTATCATCAATGGATGGATATAGGCATGATGCCGCAGATTCAACATACACAAGAACTGGATCTAGACCTGGTAGGAAGCCAGGTAGTAAAAGGACGGCTACTTCAACCAGCTTGAACTattcaaataattcaaaGTATGATGCAGTGTCAACTGACGTGAGAGCGACAGATAAAAAAACTCTCCTGGAAAATAGGAGGTTGATGAGAGTTCAATCAATGCCTACAGTGACAAAGAAGATTAGGGTTGTGGAAAATCACTCTACACCTGATAAGGCTGCTCCTGAAACTCCAACACATACCAGAAGAAATAGGGTTACCAGATGGGatgttaaatatgtaaCAAAGTCTTCTGAAGAACCGCAACCTACAATTGAACCTCCTCATGAACCACCTCATGTCACCAAGGAGGAAGTTGTTGAATCGGATGTCCCAAAAGAAGAGCAAGTTGTGACAGAGCTTCCTGAAGATGCTCTGAAGCCATCTCTAGTTCAACCCGTGAATAGCGAAGAATCCTTGAAAGAGATGAGTGAACGTGATATTATAACACCAGTGAGTGACTTGACTGATTTCTCATTCGACCATGACACCAAAGACCTTCCATTAGATGTGGACGAGTTTCTTAACGAAGATGATGAGCAAGCTCAATTACCAAAAGTCGAGGAACTCACTGAAGCCATTCCCGAGCCCGTTCCTGAACCATTAGAACCCGTGAAACCTGAACCTGAGTACGTTCAGTATGAATATGAAGAGCCGGTAATTCAGGTTCCAGTAAAGAAGAAATCAAACAGGGGGAGAAAAGCTAAGAATAGGAGAGGGCCAGCCCCAGCAGCCCGCATACCAGAACAACCATCAGATCCCGACAAATCGCTTTTAGATGACCTAACTCCAGCCGCTGCATCCATTGACTATCAACAAGAAATCGTCGATGAGGTTAAACCACCAGTGAGAAGGGCCAAATCGCATAGAACTAGAAGAAAAAGGCAAGAAGTAAGTTTAAtgtatttataattattattagtactACGAACCAGAACGGCCGGTGGTGTCGAGGGGGAAACACGCAAAATCGAGATCGCATAAGGGCCATGCGGGAGCCTCAGAAAAACACGACAAATCGTATAGTCACTCTAAAAGCGGAGAACTTGGGGGTATTTTTGTaattcataattattttttagacGAAAGGTTCATAAGCATTGATAAGCTCCGCATGATCACAGTAGAGGAGGCTGAGAAGATGATTAACCCATGCAAAAAAAACGATAAAGATATGgaaaacttgaaaaatgCCATCAGAAGCCTTGGGTTAACTGAATCTGAGTCTTTAGATCATGAAAACGAATCTCCTAAGAGAAATCGATTCCTTCTCGACCCATCAAACATTGTAGCTCCATGTGTTCCCCTTGAGCAAGAGAAAGTGGAGGTGGAAATCCCCGACGATCCACTCAAACTCTCTTTCAAATATCGTCTATTTCACAGTCTCAATAGGCTTTAAAATATCGTTtaacataaaaatatattttagtaatatattttgttaattatgtaattattGGTTATTATATTAAGGAGTATATACATTAACGAGTATAGAGGTTGAAAAGACGTTTAATCTCCTGAAAACTGTTATCAAAGTTGAACTAACCTTAAGTCTTCGGTTCAGCTTTCCTGAAAGCTGGTCATTAGACTTGGAGAGTATCTGCTCGAAAAGCTTATCATCGTcaataatttcataatatttcctaaattttaatgaaaatcAAAAACTAACTTCTTAATGggttttaaaaaatctatAATACAGGATGCcaaattcattttcaaatcaTAGAAGTTTGACAAATCAACACTTTTGAGAAGTTCAGGGTAAGCTTTATTGGAGAAGAAACTGTATAGTCGAAGTAGGTTTTGTATCTCAGGAGTGATTGCCTCTAAAACATTTTAGGCTGATTTTGTCTATACCTTCAGAAGTCTGAGTCTTCGCGTTTTTTATCTTCCGATAAATATCATCATCAGTGTCGAGCATATTAATTGTGTCAAACTTTGACTCTGAGGACTTGGACATCTTTTTAGTCCCGTTTGATAGCGATTTCACCCTGGAAACTATATTGTATTCAAACTAACTTGTAAGTGAATCCTTTAACCATTTGAGGCACGGTAAAGTAATTTGAGTCTATATGGCGGTTTAGCTTTCTCGCGATATATCGAGCTAGAGTTAGGTGGATTTTTTGGTCAGGACCAGCAATTATATGAGTGGCATTCATTGCAAAAATATCTGAAGCCATCTAAAAAGTTTATAATTCTAGTAAACGGACCAGTAAAGGGTacaaaaaggttgcaagATTTTCGTTACTGACGTTTATTCCTCGATTACGAAACTGTACGATTTTGTGAAATTTTCctaaattcaaattaaatatataaaatctaACCAGTTCTCACAACGGAACCCAGGATCCAGTTAAGTTCCAGGATCTGAGGGAACTGGCTctgtataaatattctaGTTTTCTCAGGGTTAATCCCAGATGCGATGGAAAGTGCGATGGTACTCCttgtatatttttttaaattgtCGTTGGATTTTAGGCCTAAATTGgtttatttactattaataaaaacCTGATATTGCGTGATTATCTGCGATCATAACATTCAAATCATTATGAGTTCTTTGGTAATTCAAGCAAGGACTTAAACACCCTATGTAGTTACCAATGTGTATTTCACCAGTAGGCTatagataatttaataaaagatgaatttttagaaaaaataTAGGTTCTGTGgtcaaaaataatattagttaCGATGTGTATATGTGGAAAATACCTGGATTCCAGAAAGTGTTACATTGTTGTGTGTATGTTTATGTTTGCTTGGAAAAATAGAATTATTGGTGGAATTTATAAATGACACATCCCCTTTTAAAGGTTTGTTTGGCAAAATTAAACCATAAATAAATGGAAGTTTGGAGAATAATgtaaacaaataaataatttttttaatatgCATATCATATCGAAGATAAATTTCTGAAAATCTAAGAATAAATGAACCTTAAacttataaattattaaaacaatttagATTTGTGTGCaaataaatgataaaatgcTATAATAACTAACAGAAGGTTTCAAAACCTTCATATGTTTGTGATGGGGAATCTACATAATAAAGCTAttcaaaataaataaaatataacgATGTGTAACCTTTTTTCccaatatatataatttttttcaattatCATCTTGTAAATCCACTGAAGATGGAGAGTAGAACAATTAATATTGAATCTGTCGATTCTACAATACCACTGGTTTTCGTGAATGTTAAAGAAAATCATGAAGTTTTTGTAGTACCTTCGGATTATCCATATAAACATAACAAAATCAACTCTCCAGAAAACTCCTCAACACGGAAATCAGTCCCTAACATAGAATACACCGTTCTTCCAAAATTAGTCAAGACTCCAAGGAGAACATTGGTGGCATATAGCCCACCAAGAGACGAACAGGCAGAAAAGCCATATAAAGTTCCATTTGAGGAATTATTCGGAGATGATGTTAGGTCATTTTTGGAAAATAACAATCCGGAAGCCGACACACATAACAACTACTACAATGCCCAGCTAATTTCCGAGAAATTCGTCAAGGTATTTTAGTAAATGTGATAAATACATCATTAAATAGGAAATTAAGAAGAATAGAAGACATTATATTTTCTCAAAGCAATGGAAGAGGAACGCTTTAAACAAATACTTAATAGACCACTTTGTAGACAACTATTCcaataaattaaagaatATAAATCAGAATTTCGTGtcaaaaattttgaaaaatcaGGAGTATTCTGAGCTTTTAGACCTAAAAACGCCTAATAAACCAAAGAAACATAAATCCCGaaagtattttatataacataaataaatatttagtgatgaaaatattaaggACTGGAGAAGATTTAATCCTTCATATTTCAAACCATTGAACGATTTACTCAATGATTATCATGATTATCTATACAAAAAACAGGTATTTAAAGACCAACAGACATGTATTTCAGGAAAAAAATCGTAAAACTAAGCATATGGCTTCATCAGTTCGTTAAACACCTTGATAATGATTTTAGGTTTCAAGATACTTTTTCGAGATTCTAGCTGAAGCTAAGGAATGTGAGAGGAAAATGTATGAGTGTGAACTTATTGCAGAGGAAAATACCTACGGTAGGCGTGATTTTATATCAGAATTTCATCGGGAGACTAACATGCTCAAGAAACGCTGGagaaaattatatacagtATCATTAGCATGTTTGAGAAGGTCAATGGATCCGAACAAAAGAGTAGTGAGAGGAATGAGCATGACACCAAGCAGACCTAACCCTATCCATAGAACTAGATCAAGTGAAAATGTCAGGGTTCAATCGCCCTCCCCAGAAAATGAAATGGCTGAAAATAATCAACATTTGGATATGTACCTAAATAATCGTAACGAAAATACAACACCCATGGTCCCTATGATGCAAGGTCAATCCCAAAactatgaaaatttaaactataaCTATACAGATGACTACAATAACCAGGATTACAACTCTTCTAGGGAAACCACAATCCCATTTGGAGTTTCAGTGTCAAATAATTCCAACGCCAAGGAAGCCAGTTCcacacaaattaatatagaACAACTGTCAGAGGACGAAGACAGAAATTTGGATTCAAAAAcaagtaataaaaaatat
This region includes:
- the ddx27 gene encoding DEAD/DEAH box helicase family protein codes for the protein MDNNRDSDESSADDGELIVDAEEGFFDLFSEYHEKNVNKESNSVDKPNEDSNVTNHQIKPLNTDNKPKNNLLSNLNWSDFGLCRSILRAISEMGYQNPTIIQSKVIPLALEGKDLLVTAETGSGKTASFLIPTLQRLVVSGVLKQLTNEKQVQNSRFGTKALVILPTRELAAQCFNVFKLLSKYLSSKSILLTGGIPIKEQESRLRQFPESIICTPGRALDMLMNSSSINVENIEVVIMDEADKLLELGFRDECLQVLKYCNRNRQTMLFSATLTEETKELVSLSLVNPVYVKVDDPTKVSKTLEFEMLMIPKEEYREACALYLCTKYSKEKTILFFQTKRSAHRMFLIFNLLNMKCGELHGNLSQSKRFESVERFKNGEIDYLLASELAARGLDIPGIKTVINVDLPTDITRYIHRVGRTARMGSHGKAITLYVDDQRSQVKLFLKKTSDIGAPLSKNKKKVTSATLNKYKTKIGELEEKIKELLLEESIEKDIRMCDATIKTHSERDPEKILEKRKWFRSKKDKKMASKEEFEEANRKTQRMVDKEKKNEINKNKFKKIKRISKKKKRN
- the trpS gene encoding tryptophan--tRNA ligase encodes the protein MHIKKIIYLFTLFSKLPFIYGLILPNKPLKGDVSFINSTNNSIFPSKHKHTHNNVTLSGIQPTGEIHIGNYIGCLSPCLNYQRTHNDLNVMIADNHAISGLKSNDNLKKYTRSTIALSIASGINPEKTRIFIQSQFPQILELNWILGSVVRTGKFHKIVQFRNRGINVSNENLATFLYPLLMASDIFAMNATHIIAGPDQKIHLTLARYIARKLNRHIDSNYFTVPQMVKGFTYKVKSLSNGTKKMSKSSESKFDTINMLDTDDDIYRKIKNAKTQTSEEAITPEIQNLLRLYSFFSNKAYPELLKSVDLSNFYDLKMNLASCIIDFLKPIKKKYYEIIDDDKLFEQILSKSNDQLSGKLNRRLKEIKRLFNLYTR